A portion of the Pseudomonadota bacterium genome contains these proteins:
- a CDS encoding flavodoxin domain-containing protein: protein MTEHTPQFTIDPAKMAEAANAPGMPEFIPADSPFTEEQRTYLNGLFAGIYTMAAAAKAGAADGAVLTPLLVYFGSQTGTAESLSKDLKKFAATKGFDAKIGELNSTSPAELADARHLLIVGATYGEGEPADNATGFYEALMAEDCPPLPETLNFAVCGLGDSSYPKFNQFARDLDARFEALGATRAAELVTCDVDYDDDYAGWRDQVFASAPFVEAASVGAASAAVEPEEKRPDFDKHHPFVATLIKADCLSKEGSSKRVNHVEISLCGGGPDLDYQVGDALGVWPMNCMGEVDAILDAGGYSGSEIVELKSGSSSLRQALYSSLDLATITPKTAEAWQIELSDDMQILDALRAPDLKLNAQDFVDGLRPIQPRLYSISSSPKKHPGEVHLTVGEVRYDLNAVARKGVASTFLPERLSPGGAFGVYVHKAAHFYLPDDNDLPIIMIGPGTGIAPFRAFLEEREMRGATGENWLFFGDQHAATDYLYSETIEGWKADGLLTKLSLAWSRDGAEKVYVQHLIEKEGQTFFEWLERGAAIYICGDASRMAADVDRAIHRVVETHGGFDEAAAKAYVDKLKADHRYQRDVY, encoded by the coding sequence ATGACCGAACACACGCCACAATTCACGATCGACCCGGCAAAGATGGCCGAGGCGGCAAACGCGCCGGGCATGCCGGAGTTCATACCAGCCGACAGTCCCTTCACCGAGGAACAGCGCACCTACCTCAATGGCCTGTTCGCTGGCATCTACACAATGGCTGCGGCGGCCAAGGCGGGAGCCGCAGACGGCGCGGTGCTGACACCGCTTCTGGTCTATTTTGGATCGCAAACTGGTACGGCAGAATCCTTGTCCAAAGACCTCAAGAAGTTCGCTGCGACGAAAGGGTTCGATGCAAAGATTGGCGAGTTGAATTCAACCAGCCCGGCAGAGCTGGCCGATGCGCGCCACCTGCTGATCGTTGGGGCTACCTACGGAGAGGGAGAACCAGCCGATAACGCGACGGGATTTTACGAAGCTCTCATGGCTGAAGACTGCCCACCATTGCCCGAAACGCTCAACTTCGCAGTCTGTGGGTTGGGGGACAGCAGCTATCCCAAGTTCAACCAGTTCGCGCGCGACCTTGATGCGCGGTTCGAAGCGTTGGGCGCCACTCGCGCGGCGGAGCTCGTGACCTGTGATGTCGATTATGATGATGACTATGCAGGCTGGCGAGACCAGGTGTTTGCATCAGCACCGTTTGTTGAAGCCGCAAGTGTCGGCGCGGCATCGGCAGCCGTAGAACCGGAGGAGAAACGGCCGGACTTCGACAAGCACCACCCGTTTGTTGCCACACTCATCAAAGCTGATTGCCTGAGTAAGGAGGGTTCATCCAAGCGGGTCAATCACGTCGAGATATCGCTGTGCGGCGGCGGGCCTGATCTGGATTACCAGGTTGGCGATGCGCTTGGGGTCTGGCCGATGAACTGCATGGGCGAGGTCGATGCGATCCTTGACGCTGGTGGCTATAGTGGGTCGGAAATTGTCGAACTGAAATCTGGTTCGTCATCCCTGCGGCAGGCGCTCTACTCGTCGCTGGACCTGGCGACCATCACACCAAAGACCGCAGAGGCCTGGCAGATCGAACTATCGGACGATATGCAGATCCTCGATGCTCTTCGCGCGCCTGATCTGAAGCTGAACGCACAAGACTTTGTGGACGGGCTCAGGCCCATTCAACCAAGGCTGTACTCCATCTCGTCGAGCCCCAAAAAACATCCCGGGGAAGTCCATCTCACAGTTGGGGAAGTGCGTTACGATCTCAACGCGGTAGCAAGGAAGGGCGTCGCATCGACCTTTCTTCCCGAAAGGCTTAGTCCCGGCGGCGCGTTTGGCGTCTACGTCCACAAGGCAGCTCATTTTTACCTGCCGGACGACAATGACCTGCCGATCATCATGATCGGCCCGGGCACCGGCATTGCTCCCTTTCGCGCGTTTCTGGAGGAGCGGGAAATGCGCGGGGCGACGGGCGAGAACTGGCTGTTCTTCGGCGATCAGCACGCGGCCACCGACTATCTGTATTCGGAGACTATTGAAGGCTGGAAGGCCGATGGCCTTCTGACCAAACTCAGTCTTGCCTGGTCGCGGGACGGGGCGGAAAAAGTCTATGTCCAGCACCTGATCGAGAAAGAGGGGCAGACTTTCTTTGAATGGCTCGAACGTGGAGCAGCCATCTACATTTGCGGAGACGCATCACGCATGGCGGCGGATGTTGATCGTGCGATCCACCGCGTTGTGGAAACCCATGGTGGTTTCGATGAGGCTGCTGCGAAGGCCTATGTCGACAAGCTGAAGGCAGACCACCGCTACCAGCGCGACGTGTATTAG
- a CDS encoding AraC family transcriptional regulator ligand-binding domain-containing protein yields MGSVTSLFVRKMVAGAEPGVDGRSYLRSVGIDPDGDWDPKQMITDDAYYGLLEAIADEIDVTGLPVKVGHSMCCDEYGALGLAWKAAPTLRGSYMRVERFARIWTSIVAYEIQPLDDGIVWIEHRAGERRLGMRLSVEADMASAVSISRQVSPVPFRPDAVYFKHAAPRTLKHHEAYFECPVHFEAQYDGLAISNQALDQPNKLGDEGITRFLLPHLEGELSDVKDEPTLGEITKDAIARALSEGPPKMEEIARGLGFSARSFHRRLADHGLTFQMLAEETRRELAEGLLRDEQYTLADVAFLTGFSEQSSFTRAFKKWVGHTPASYRKAQAGL; encoded by the coding sequence ATGGGTTCCGTAACTTCCCTGTTCGTTCGCAAGATGGTGGCCGGCGCAGAGCCGGGCGTCGATGGGCGATCCTATCTGCGGTCCGTCGGTATCGATCCTGACGGTGATTGGGATCCCAAACAGATGATCACGGACGACGCCTATTATGGCTTGCTAGAGGCGATTGCCGACGAAATCGATGTAACTGGGCTGCCGGTGAAGGTTGGTCATTCCATGTGCTGCGACGAGTATGGGGCGCTCGGCCTGGCGTGGAAGGCGGCGCCTACGCTTCGGGGTTCGTACATGCGGGTTGAGCGCTTCGCTCGGATCTGGACGAGTATCGTCGCCTACGAGATTCAACCGTTGGACGATGGAATTGTCTGGATCGAACACCGTGCCGGGGAACGTCGCCTGGGCATGCGGCTATCGGTCGAAGCGGACATGGCAAGCGCAGTTTCCATTAGCCGCCAGGTATCGCCAGTCCCGTTCCGGCCAGACGCCGTCTATTTCAAACATGCTGCGCCCAGAACGCTTAAGCATCATGAAGCCTACTTCGAGTGCCCGGTGCATTTTGAAGCGCAGTATGACGGCCTGGCAATCTCCAATCAGGCGCTCGATCAGCCGAACAAGCTTGGCGATGAAGGCATAACCCGGTTTCTGTTGCCACACCTTGAGGGGGAGCTCTCCGACGTAAAGGACGAACCAACGCTCGGAGAGATCACCAAGGACGCAATCGCCCGCGCACTGAGCGAGGGTCCGCCCAAGATGGAAGAGATTGCGCGTGGTTTGGGGTTCAGCGCACGGTCTTTCCACCGTCGCCTCGCCGATCATGGGCTGACCTTCCAAATGCTCGCTGAGGAGACCCGTCGCGAACTGGCTGAAGGGCTGCTGCGCGATGAACAATACACTCTGGCGGACGTGGCATTCCTGACAGGGTTCTCCGAGCAGAGCTCCTTCACCCGGGCATTCAAAAAGTGGGTTGGGCACACACCCGCAAGCTACCGCAAGGCGCAGGCCGGCCTCTGA
- a CDS encoding DUF1330 domain-containing protein gives MSAYLVANITVKDAKKMEAYAAAAGPTLEAHGAEFIMSGNLADNLSGKWPVEGVALVRFESIDAARTWYNSPEYTALRDLRASAADMDIALFNAA, from the coding sequence ATGTCTGCCTACCTAGTTGCGAACATCACTGTAAAGGACGCCAAAAAGATGGAGGCTTACGCTGCCGCTGCCGGCCCAACCTTGGAAGCCCACGGCGCAGAATTCATCATGAGCGGCAATCTCGCCGATAACCTGTCGGGCAAGTGGCCTGTCGAAGGTGTCGCCCTTGTCCGGTTTGAAAGCATCGATGCCGCGCGCACCTGGTACAACTCGCCAGAATACACAGCGCTGCGGGACCTGCGTGCATCCGCGGCTGATATGGATATTGCGCTGTTCAACGCGGCCTAA
- a CDS encoding NmrA family NAD(P)-binding protein, which translates to MITVTDTQPILVIGAKGKTGSRVADQLEARGLPVRRGSRSADISFDWDNEETWAPALEGIQSAYVTYFPDLAFPGAVEKLEAFTATAKQMGLKKIVLLSGRGEYHAGRGEDVIKASGIPFTVVRAAWFAQNFSEGYLRDPILAGMLPMPGGNMVEPIIDVDDIADVVVAALTDDRHLGEVYELTGPELLTFNDMATILTETLRRPVQHLPISFEDFHANVAESGGEFVAEVFTTIARETLDGRNAHLADGVQRALGREPRSFAQYAAKAAATGTWTIAA; encoded by the coding sequence ATGATCACTGTCACCGACACCCAACCCATCCTCGTCATCGGCGCCAAGGGCAAAACTGGCTCGCGCGTCGCCGATCAACTCGAAGCGCGAGGCCTGCCGGTCCGCCGTGGCTCGCGCAGCGCCGACATCTCGTTCGACTGGGACAATGAAGAGACCTGGGCGCCCGCCCTCGAAGGCATTCAGTCCGCTTATGTGACCTACTTCCCCGACCTTGCCTTCCCCGGCGCTGTCGAAAAGCTCGAAGCGTTCACCGCAACCGCTAAGCAGATGGGCCTCAAGAAGATCGTTCTGCTCTCGGGGCGCGGCGAGTACCACGCTGGACGCGGCGAAGACGTCATCAAAGCTTCGGGTATCCCCTTCACAGTGGTCCGCGCCGCTTGGTTCGCGCAGAACTTCTCGGAAGGTTATCTCCGTGACCCAATCCTCGCAGGCATGCTGCCGATGCCGGGCGGCAATATGGTCGAGCCGATCATCGACGTTGATGACATCGCCGATGTGGTGGTCGCAGCCCTCACCGATGACCGTCATCTGGGCGAGGTCTATGAGCTCACGGGCCCCGAGCTTCTGACGTTCAACGACATGGCCACGATCCTGACCGAGACGCTCCGTCGGCCCGTTCAGCATCTGCCGATCAGCTTTGAGGACTTCCACGCCAACGTGGCTGAATCAGGCGGCGAGTTCGTCGCTGAGGTGTTCACCACCATCGCACGCGAGACCCTGGATGGTCGCAATGCCCACCTCGCAGACGGCGTGCAGCGGGCACTGGGCCGTGAGCCTCGTAGCTTCGCGCAGTATGCCGCCAAAGCTGCCGCAACGGGCACGTGGACCATCGCTGCCTAG
- a CDS encoding anthrone oxygenase family protein, producing the protein MSGLFLFIAQFSVIAYAIVGGIFIAFSDFIMRSLARTSGTGGVEAMQVINREVFRWVFMVLFLGLAPVSLGIALYGVVAVGGTTGTLLAGAGLTYFIGCFGVTVAFNVPLNERLAKMSLADASTSIFWQQTYVPRWTWWNTVRGIACVVSAALMLMALPELF; encoded by the coding sequence ATGTCTGGACTCTTCCTCTTCATCGCTCAGTTTTCTGTAATCGCCTACGCCATCGTTGGAGGCATCTTCATCGCCTTCTCAGACTTCATCATGCGCTCGCTCGCCCGGACCTCCGGCACCGGTGGTGTCGAGGCCATGCAGGTCATCAACCGCGAAGTCTTCCGCTGGGTGTTTATGGTGCTGTTTTTAGGACTTGCGCCAGTCTCGCTCGGCATTGCGCTGTACGGGGTTGTCGCCGTTGGTGGCACCACTGGCACCCTACTTGCGGGCGCCGGCCTCACCTACTTCATCGGGTGCTTTGGCGTGACCGTCGCCTTCAACGTGCCGCTTAATGAACGGCTCGCAAAGATGAGCCTCGCCGATGCCTCAACCAGCATCTTCTGGCAGCAGACCTACGTTCCCCGTTGGACCTGGTGGAACACGGTTCGCGGCATCGCTTGCGTTGTCTCAGCAGCGCTGATGCTCATGGCGTTGCCCGAGCTTTTCTAA
- a CDS encoding GNAT family N-acetyltransferase → MNSAAELVAYTDAEPISPAEAAKMIQPGQTVFLGSASGTPRTVLTALEARMPPPPDVTLLHFLTSGAYQAAADHAQEQGAKTAFRHRVFFVGSDIAPFTSTGKVDYVPMRLSEVPRLLENGRISVDVAIIQVSPPNENGYVSLGVSVDITRSVVRNARTVIAEVNPQMPFTYGDTFLHISNIDAMVEVDHPLPTFDHTMADDVGKRIAAYVAGVIEDGSTIQFGLGRVPNEVMRHLSDRRDLGIHTDAVTEGILDLIASGAISSNANATHGGKIVASYCVGSEALYRYVDRNPLFQFYPIEEVCDPVAIAAHPRMVSITQAFAIDLTGQACIDQLDGELYGGVSTQPDFMRGASRSPGGKPIICLSALAEDGVSSRIRPHLQANDAVGIPRSDAHYVITEYGIAYLFGKSLGERALALIEIAHPDHRATLLDYAKEAGLVSKRQPSIHARSYPIEAEAGITLRDGRSVMVRPARASDAVGLQTLFHKLPAEDVYARFFQRLKSLPLEAAQNLCNVDHTRDVAFVAVTGPREDERIVGSACYFLNETSNLAETAFIVDPNWQSTGLGRHMQNKLRSHAEARGIRGFIAEVLTTNERMLRLARAATQDVSVSREEDCYHITMLF, encoded by the coding sequence ATGAACAGCGCCGCGGAGCTTGTTGCGTATACAGACGCTGAGCCTATCTCACCGGCTGAAGCGGCGAAGATGATCCAGCCGGGGCAAACCGTCTTCCTTGGTTCCGCTTCGGGGACACCGCGGACCGTGCTGACAGCGCTGGAAGCGCGGATGCCGCCGCCGCCAGACGTCACGCTCCTGCACTTCTTGACAAGCGGGGCTTATCAAGCTGCCGCTGATCATGCGCAGGAACAGGGTGCGAAGACAGCTTTTCGACATCGCGTTTTCTTTGTCGGATCTGACATCGCCCCGTTCACGTCGACAGGCAAGGTCGACTACGTCCCCATGCGTTTGTCGGAGGTCCCGCGCCTTCTCGAAAACGGGCGGATTTCGGTTGATGTCGCGATCATTCAGGTCTCGCCGCCTAATGAAAATGGCTATGTCAGCCTCGGCGTTTCGGTCGACATCACCCGGTCGGTCGTTCGCAACGCGCGAACGGTCATTGCCGAGGTAAACCCGCAAATGCCGTTCACTTACGGGGATACGTTCCTTCACATCTCCAATATCGACGCGATGGTTGAGGTCGACCATCCGCTGCCGACGTTCGACCACACCATGGCAGACGACGTAGGCAAACGGATCGCCGCCTATGTCGCCGGTGTGATCGAGGATGGTTCGACGATCCAGTTCGGGCTTGGCCGTGTTCCTAATGAGGTGATGCGGCACCTTTCCGATCGTCGCGATCTTGGCATCCATACCGACGCCGTCACCGAAGGCATTCTGGACCTGATCGCATCGGGGGCCATTTCCAGCAACGCAAACGCAACGCACGGCGGTAAGATCGTTGCGAGCTACTGCGTGGGAAGCGAAGCGCTCTACCGCTATGTCGATCGAAATCCACTGTTCCAGTTTTATCCGATCGAAGAGGTTTGCGATCCTGTCGCTATCGCGGCTCACCCGCGTATGGTTTCAATCACGCAGGCTTTTGCCATCGACCTCACAGGTCAAGCCTGTATCGATCAGCTTGATGGCGAACTGTATGGAGGGGTCTCAACCCAGCCCGACTTCATGCGCGGAGCGAGCCGCTCACCGGGTGGCAAACCCATCATATGCTTGAGCGCGCTTGCAGAAGATGGCGTGTCGTCTCGGATCAGACCGCATCTGCAGGCGAACGATGCGGTCGGCATTCCAAGATCCGACGCGCACTATGTGATCACCGAGTACGGTATCGCCTACCTGTTCGGTAAGTCGCTTGGCGAACGGGCGCTTGCGTTGATTGAAATCGCCCATCCAGACCACCGGGCCACTCTCCTGGACTATGCAAAGGAGGCTGGCCTAGTGAGCAAACGGCAGCCCAGCATCCACGCGCGATCATACCCGATTGAAGCGGAGGCCGGGATTACCTTGCGGGATGGCCGTTCGGTGATGGTTCGTCCGGCCCGTGCGTCAGATGCTGTGGGTTTGCAGACGTTGTTTCATAAATTGCCGGCGGAAGACGTTTACGCTCGCTTCTTTCAGAGACTGAAAAGCCTCCCCTTGGAGGCCGCCCAGAACCTCTGCAATGTCGACCACACGCGCGATGTTGCTTTTGTCGCGGTAACCGGTCCGCGTGAAGACGAGAGAATCGTCGGAAGCGCATGCTACTTTCTGAATGAGACCAGCAACCTCGCTGAAACGGCATTCATTGTCGATCCAAACTGGCAAAGCACCGGCTTGGGGAGGCATATGCAAAACAAGCTGCGCTCCCACGCGGAAGCACGCGGCATCAGAGGCTTCATTGCAGAGGTGCTGACCACCAATGAGCGCATGCTTCGCTTGGCGCGAGCCGCGACACAGGACGTATCGGTGTCGCGGGAAGAGGACTGCTACCACATCACAATGCTGTTTTAG
- a CDS encoding MBL fold metallo-hydrolase — protein MSDRHMYTQGETIFRKGDPGEELFVVLSGRVGVTDVDGAGPGVVAEFPSGGVFGEMAVIDRQPRSATAVALEDNTSLMVLDAARFVYLVSQQPGFALFIMETLSSRQRGQKREAAEPVSQSNAPPEKAYDIIQVGNAIYQFRARGRSCNAYLLDGPKRCVLVDTGLPLWAPALHEALSSIGKTASDIDQIVCTHEHFDHIAAVPSFGGRPIVSASNLAANKIRLKDEFATMQRAFAQSVEPFAIDVELTPGSRIETGQHRLAVYATPGHTSGGISLFEEDSGIAIVGDTVLKGGAVGGVFGSGNTSDLVFSLDMLAGLRPRLLLPGHGPISDEPMSDIALTRARCTELLGGSQNVFEKLQADATINRVIGSFRDMNRQWLGLSG, from the coding sequence GTGTCCGATCGTCATATGTACACACAGGGCGAAACCATCTTCAGAAAAGGTGACCCCGGAGAAGAGCTTTTCGTGGTTCTGTCGGGGCGAGTCGGCGTGACCGATGTGGATGGAGCTGGACCGGGTGTCGTCGCCGAGTTCCCTTCGGGTGGCGTTTTTGGCGAAATGGCCGTCATTGACCGACAGCCGCGCTCAGCCACTGCCGTGGCACTAGAGGACAACACAAGCCTCATGGTTCTGGATGCTGCACGCTTTGTGTACCTGGTGTCACAACAACCGGGTTTCGCCCTGTTCATCATGGAGACGCTCAGTTCCAGGCAACGCGGCCAGAAACGCGAGGCGGCCGAGCCTGTTTCGCAGAGCAACGCACCACCAGAAAAGGCCTACGATATCATCCAAGTCGGCAACGCGATTTATCAGTTTCGCGCACGAGGCCGATCCTGCAACGCATACCTGCTTGATGGTCCCAAGCGATGCGTCCTTGTCGATACGGGCCTGCCACTTTGGGCACCAGCGCTGCACGAAGCTCTTTCCTCGATAGGCAAGACTGCCTCGGACATCGATCAAATCGTGTGCACCCACGAACATTTCGATCATATCGCGGCGGTCCCATCTTTCGGCGGAAGGCCCATCGTGTCGGCAAGCAACCTGGCGGCAAACAAAATTCGGCTCAAGGATGAATTTGCAACGATGCAGCGCGCGTTCGCCCAATCTGTCGAGCCGTTTGCGATCGACGTTGAGTTGACCCCCGGAAGCCGGATTGAAACCGGCCAGCACCGTTTGGCGGTCTATGCCACGCCGGGCCATACATCCGGAGGGATTAGCCTGTTTGAAGAGGACAGCGGTATCGCGATTGTCGGCGACACCGTGCTGAAGGGTGGCGCTGTAGGCGGGGTTTTTGGCTCAGGTAACACTAGCGATCTTGTCTTCTCGCTCGATATGCTCGCCGGCCTTCGGCCGCGCTTGCTGCTACCGGGGCATGGGCCCATATCAGACGAGCCCATGAGCGATATCGCTTTGACGCGAGCGCGGTGTACCGAGCTGCTGGGCGGAAGCCAGAACGTGTTTGAGAAATTGCAAGCGGATGCGACGATCAACCGGGTGATTGGATCGTTCCGCGACATGAACCGGCAATGGCTGGGGTTATCGGGCTAG
- a CDS encoding potassium channel family protein produces MLRSSNVWFFVILSLNFWLVPILPYETVGDLVTDGLLALTLLAAVTLQGLIEKRFRLWAVAAGVCILAAIAVEELLPGAAFIENATFAACFAAATALYFHIMVRSLSDVTFDTVFAAACTYILIGMFFAAVFGLVLEADPQAFAPHDRVSGRYDLLYYSFATLTTLGAADIVPASDATKMLTVFEATIGLIYIAVLVGAVVGTFSAGIAANARSGGN; encoded by the coding sequence ATGCTCCGATCAAGCAACGTCTGGTTCTTCGTGATCCTCAGCCTTAATTTCTGGCTCGTCCCGATCCTGCCTTATGAAACGGTGGGCGATCTGGTCACGGACGGTTTGCTGGCGCTGACGTTGCTCGCCGCGGTAACGTTGCAAGGTCTGATCGAAAAGCGCTTTCGGCTTTGGGCTGTCGCTGCGGGAGTGTGCATTCTCGCCGCTATCGCGGTGGAGGAGTTGCTGCCTGGTGCCGCGTTCATCGAAAACGCAACGTTCGCCGCGTGCTTCGCCGCGGCTACAGCGCTTTACTTCCACATCATGGTTCGGAGCCTATCGGACGTCACGTTCGATACCGTGTTCGCTGCAGCGTGCACCTATATCCTCATCGGGATGTTTTTTGCAGCGGTGTTCGGGCTTGTTCTCGAGGCTGATCCGCAGGCGTTCGCGCCCCACGATCGTGTCTCCGGGCGCTATGATCTCCTTTATTACAGCTTCGCCACCCTTACGACACTTGGCGCGGCGGACATCGTGCCGGCATCCGACGCCACCAAGATGTTGACGGTCTTCGAAGCGACGATCGGGCTGATCTACATCGCCGTGCTGGTTGGCGCGGTGGTCGGCACGTTCTCGGCGGGCATTGCAGCAAATGCCCGGTCTGGGGGAAATTAG
- a CDS encoding multicopper oxidase domain-containing protein, protein MNRREFLIGSTALGVSVASPIQAQGATRALPLPPLTDLVDGIGNRVPLLLAPSTHDFGNGAISQTFGINSSYLGPVIRAQQGQTLPLDVTNTIGDVVALHWHGLHVPGSVDGGPHQEIEDGGTWSPDVFIDQRASMNWFHSHTHGKTARQTYNGLAGVLLVEDEASLSADLPKTYGTDDFTIILQDKAFNGAGEMAYQLTGEIFEDGFQGETLVVNGAIAPVMQAVPDGLVRLRILNACNARFLQLSMESGPLFVIASDGGFLASTVETASIVMSPGERYEILVDMGAAQSNALVVDLDGGNGGFLASLLGGRNQTTAITLTQNGETGFQGSIPNRLANLSPPDPTEATVTRSFELQMDTGADLAALALAWGNICGNGAMAINGRPMNMDRIDEEVRKGETEVWRISVDDQLHPFHIHGCSFRILSQHGAEPPSYAQGWKDMVHVEEGWSEVLVTFNHEATVDTPYMYHCHILEHEDCGMMGQFTVT, encoded by the coding sequence ATGAACCGACGTGAGTTCTTGATCGGAAGCACCGCTTTGGGCGTGAGTGTGGCCAGTCCAATCCAAGCGCAAGGTGCAACTCGTGCGCTTCCGCTGCCGCCACTGACCGATCTCGTCGACGGGATTGGAAACCGTGTCCCCCTTCTGTTGGCGCCTTCCACCCATGACTTTGGAAACGGCGCTATCAGCCAGACCTTCGGGATCAACAGCAGCTATCTTGGGCCGGTGATCCGCGCCCAGCAGGGTCAAACCCTGCCGCTTGACGTTACGAACACCATTGGTGATGTCGTGGCTTTGCATTGGCACGGATTGCACGTGCCCGGCAGCGTTGATGGTGGTCCGCATCAGGAAATTGAAGATGGCGGGACATGGTCACCTGATGTGTTTATTGATCAGCGCGCCTCCATGAATTGGTTTCACTCGCATACCCACGGGAAAACCGCGCGGCAAACCTACAATGGGCTTGCCGGGGTCTTGTTGGTCGAAGACGAGGCGAGCCTTTCTGCCGACCTGCCGAAAACCTATGGCACTGACGACTTCACCATCATCCTGCAGGACAAGGCCTTCAATGGTGCTGGGGAAATGGCCTACCAATTGACCGGCGAAATTTTTGAAGATGGATTCCAGGGCGAAACGCTTGTGGTCAATGGAGCCATCGCGCCCGTTATGCAGGCCGTACCGGACGGTCTCGTTCGCCTGCGCATACTTAACGCCTGTAACGCGCGTTTTCTCCAGCTGTCCATGGAAAGCGGCCCACTGTTCGTCATCGCGTCAGATGGCGGCTTCCTAGCTTCCACTGTTGAAACGGCGAGCATTGTGATGTCACCGGGGGAGCGGTATGAAATTCTTGTCGACATGGGGGCGGCCCAAAGTAACGCGCTGGTCGTTGATCTGGACGGTGGTAATGGTGGTTTTCTCGCAAGCCTACTGGGTGGCCGGAACCAGACGACCGCGATAACGCTCACCCAGAATGGCGAAACCGGCTTTCAGGGATCAATACCAAACCGGTTGGCAAACCTCAGTCCGCCTGATCCAACTGAAGCGACAGTCACGCGCTCATTTGAGCTGCAGATGGATACCGGCGCCGACCTTGCGGCCCTCGCGCTGGCTTGGGGTAACATCTGCGGCAATGGCGCGATGGCTATTAACGGGCGTCCGATGAACATGGATCGGATCGATGAGGAAGTCCGCAAAGGCGAGACTGAGGTTTGGCGCATCTCGGTCGATGATCAGCTCCACCCCTTCCACATCCATGGGTGCTCGTTCCGGATCTTAAGCCAACACGGTGCCGAGCCGCCCTCTTACGCCCAAGGTTGGAAAGATATGGTCCACGTTGAGGAGGGGTGGTCTGAGGTTCTTGTGACATTCAATCACGAGGCTACCGTCGATACGCCCTACATGTACCACTGTCATATCCTCGAGCATGAGGACTGCGGCATGATGGGCCAGTTTACGGTCACTTGA
- a CDS encoding PepSY domain-containing protein, translated as MITTSKPFAFALALGMLAAPLSAPLALAQTSPQAPTISVEEAIAIALEAQTGTIGEAELDQFEGRAAYDIEVVNAAGEEIEFKVDAETGEILNQWTDDDPSDDPVAGSDTDG; from the coding sequence ATGATCACCACGTCAAAGCCATTCGCCTTTGCTCTTGCCCTCGGCATGCTTGCAGCGCCTTTGTCGGCGCCTCTGGCGTTGGCCCAAACATCACCGCAAGCGCCCACCATTTCCGTTGAAGAGGCCATTGCCATCGCCCTGGAAGCGCAAACGGGGACAATTGGTGAGGCTGAGCTTGACCAGTTTGAGGGTCGAGCGGCCTACGACATTGAGGTGGTCAATGCAGCCGGTGAAGAGATCGAATTCAAGGTCGATGCCGAGACCGGTGAAATTTTGAACCAGTGGACAGACGACGATCCGTCCGATGACCCTGTCGCTGGCTCTGACACAGACGGTTGA